A stretch of DNA from Ricinus communis isolate WT05 ecotype wild-type chromosome 4, ASM1957865v1, whole genome shotgun sequence:
AACACGTAAGGGAGAGACTTGGTGAGGTatcttttgtttctctttcttgttGGGCATGTTATACAACATGTCTCAAGATAAAGCAAAGGGCACTCAATGTGAGGAAGGACATGCAAATATGAAAACTCTATATGAAGTCCATCCAACAAATGATGGAGAAGATGGAGATGAGGTTCTCCGagagattaaatgactttgaGGACAAATTTGACAAGTTTGAATCTCAAACTCAATGGGAGCATAGTACATGCAACAATTAATTCCATAGGAAGAGGGATATCTGAGATGATCAAGAAGATGATGACAAAGTGTCTAATTCTGGAAGATATGGGCATGCATGGCTTGACACAACCTAGGAagcatcaaaataaaaattcctaACTTTCAAAGCAAAAGTGACTTCGAAGCATACTTAGAGTGGGAGAAAAAGGTAGATTTCCTCTTCAAGTGCCATCACTATTCCGATAAGAAGAAGGTCAAATTAATCACCGATACGTTTACCAACTGTGCCTTAGTGTGGTGGTATCATTTGGTAACTAGTAGATGAAGGAATAGAGAGCCACCAATTGAGACATAAGAGGAGATGAACCGAATCATTCGAAAGAGGTTTTTtcctttatattattatagagATTTTCAAGTTCTTGTATAGGGCTCTAAAAGCGGGAAAAAGTAATACCAAGCAATATAGATGGTGATGATTAGAGCCAATGTTGAGGAGGACCGCGAAGCAACTATGGCAAGATTCCTGCCTGGACTAAACAAGAACATTGCTGACTTAGTGGAGCTACATCACTATGTCGACATGGAGGACATATTAGACATGGCGGTCAAAATTGAGAGGCAAGTGAAGTCTAAAAGAACTAAGAACAATTCAGCCTCCACTACCTCTACATGAAAGTCGACTTGGAAGGGAGGAGATAAAAGCTTCAACAAATCTAAAGAGTTCACTAAAGTTAATAAAGAAGGGGGGAATGtcaaagcaaaagaaaaagagaagagtgAGGGTCTAGTAACTAAAACAAGGAATCTGAAGTGTTTTAGATGCTTGGGATATGGGAACATAGCTTCAAATTGTCCAACCAAGCATATTGTGTACCTTAGGGGCGATGGTGAAGTTGTTAGCGAAAGTGAAGAAGATGAGATGCTTGAGTTAGAAGATGCAAGTGATAAGACCTTGCAAGAGCCTGCATATAGAGAGATGTTAGTAGCATATCAAGCCATGAACATGCAAGCTAAAGTAGAAGAGGAGGTGCAATGAGAAAACATCTTTTACACTAGATGCAAAGTGAAAGATAAGGTGTACAAAATGATCATTGATGGAGGAAGTTGTACCAACATTGCAAGCACCTTGTTAGTGGAGAAACTTGTGTTGCCCACTTTAAAGCATCCTCGACCATACACCTTATAATGGTTGAATTATTATAGAGAAGTGAAGATAAACAAGCAAGTGAGAATGGTGTTCACCATAGGCAAGTATGAAGATGAGGTTTTATGTGATGTAGTGCCTATGCATATGAGCCACATCCTTTTGGGGCGTCCTTGGCAATACGATAGGAAGGTCATTCATGATGGGTTTTCAAATAGGTACTCTTTTATTATGCATAATAAGCCTATTACCCTTGTACCTTTAACCCTCAAGGAAGTATATGAAGATTAAAAGATgataagaaagagagagataaagcacatgaaaagaaaaggcgCTTAAGTAAAATGAGATTTGTGTGGAAAAGAATGAGAGGAGTGAGACACgagcaagaaaaggagagaatGAAAGGATgcacaataaaaagaaaaagagtgaTGCAAATGTAAAAGGAGAGTTGAGTGTGGATAATAAAGAGGGAAAAAATTGAGCttttttgcaaaagaaaaagatgtgAAAAAAGCTTTACTTTTGAAGCAgcctatatatatacttttgtaCAAAGAGGCTTTCTTGTGTAGTAACGAGCTTGACCCTTCTTTGCCTAgttcttttgtgtctctttTGCAAGAATTTGAAGATGTCTTTCTAGAAGAAGTCCTAAGTGGTTTACCGTCTATAAGAGGAATTAACACCAAATTGATTTCGTACCTAGCTCAACAATTCCAAATAGGCCAGCATATCGAAGTAATCCCCAGGAAACGAAGGAACTCCAAAGACAAGTTGAAGAGCTCTTGAGCAAAGGCTACATTagagaaagcatgagtccatgtgcCGTACCTGTCTTACTTATGCCTAAAAAGGATGGAACTTGGCGTATGTGTGTCGATTGCTGGACCATTAACAAAATCACTATAAAGTATCGCCATCctatttttagattaaatgACATTTTATATGAGTTGCATGGTTCTAGCATATTCTCTAAAGTTGATTTAAAAAGTGAGTATCATCAAATTCGCATGAAAGAAGGCGATGAATGGAAAACCacttttaaaactaaacatgATTTATATGAGTAGTTAGTGATGCCATTTGGCTTAACTAATGCACCTAGTACCTTCATGAGACTAATGAATCATGTTAAGTGTGCTTTTATTGGTAAATTTATGgttgtttattttgatgattttcttatttatagcAAATCCTTGAATGAGCATTTGGAACATGTGCACATGGTTTTGGATGTTTTGCACAAGGAGTGTTTGTATGCTAACCTCAAAAAGTATGAGTTTTGCACAGATAAGCTTGTTTTCTTAGGTTTTCTTATTAGTGCAAAAGGAATTAAGGTGGATGAGGAAAAGGTCATGACAATCAAGGAATGGCCGACGCCTACAAATGTTGGTGATGTTTAAAGTTTTCATGGATTGGCTAGCTTCTATAGATAATTCATGAAGGACTTTAGTACTCTTGCCTCACCCTTGACTGAAGTTATCAAGAAAAGTGTGGGATTCAAATAGAGGGAGGCGCAAGAACAAGCATTTAAGATGTTAAAGGAAAAGTTGATTTATGCTCCTTTACTTGCTCTTCCTAATTTTTCTAAcacttttaaaattgaatgcaATGCTTCAGGTTTAGGAATTGATGCTGTATTGATGCAAGAAGGGCGACCAATAACCTATTTTAGTGAGAAGTTGAATGGAGCCGCATTGAAGTACCCTACATATGATAAAGAGCTATATGCGTTGGTTAGGGCTTTGGAGACATGGCAATACTACCTTTGGTCGAAAGAATTTGTGATTCATACATATCATGAGTCCTTGAAGCACTTGAAAGGGCAAAACAAGCTCAATCGATGCCATGCGAAGTGGAGCGAGTTCATAGAGTCTTTTCCTTATGTAATTAAATACAAACAATGTAAGGATAATTTTATGGCTGATGCATTTTCAAGAAGGTACGCATTACTTGCTGCTCTATATGCCAAGTTATTAGGATTTGAGTACATTAAAGGCttatatgaaaatgataatgaCTTTGGCAAAATGTATCAAGCATGTGAGAAAGTTACTTTTGATAAGTTCTA
This window harbors:
- the LOC125369852 gene encoding uncharacterized protein LOC125369852, which produces MVMIRANVEEDREATMARFLPGLNKNIADLVELHHYVDMEDILDMAVKIERGDGEVVSESEEDEMLELEDASDKTLQEPAYREIEVKINKQVRMVFTIGKYEDEVLCDVVPMHMSHILLGRPWQYDRKVIHDGFSNRPAYRSNPQETKELQRQVEELLSKGYIRESMSPCAVPVLLMPKKDGTWRLGIDAVLMQEGRPITYFSEKLNGAALKYPTYDKELYALVRALETWQYYLWSKEFVIHTYHESLKHLKGQNKLNRCHAKWSEFIESFPYVIKYKQCKDNFMADAFSRRYALLAALYAKLLGFEYIKGLYENDNDFGKMYQACEKVTFDKFYRHEGYLFKENKLCVPTCSMHELLVHEAHDF